Proteins encoded in a region of the Streptomyces sp. NBC_01298 genome:
- a CDS encoding endonuclease I family protein, producing the protein MRISRLTPWAAGLAAASLILIPASASAGQRNAAAPAAAPAAAPAAASASAVDTYYAAAEGKTGAALKTALHGIIKTQSKVTYDGVWNALKVTDQDPANPNNVILVYSGRSQSKSTNGGGVNDWNREHVWAKSHGDFGTATGPGTDLHHLRPEDVTVNSTRGNKDFDLGGGPVSEAPGSLTDADSFEPRNAVKGDVARMLLYMAVRYDGGDGFADLEMNDKVNNGSAPLFGKISVLKQWNLQDPPDAFEQRRNQVIYDTYQHNRNPFIDHPEWVNSIW; encoded by the coding sequence ATGAGAATCTCGCGCCTTACTCCCTGGGCAGCCGGCCTCGCGGCCGCGTCCCTCATATTGATCCCGGCCTCCGCTTCGGCCGGCCAGCGGAACGCGGCCGCCCCCGCGGCCGCCCCCGCGGCCGCCCCCGCCGCGGCTTCGGCCTCAGCCGTCGACACCTACTACGCCGCGGCCGAGGGCAAGACCGGCGCCGCGCTCAAGACGGCGCTGCACGGCATCATCAAGACCCAGTCCAAGGTGACGTACGACGGCGTGTGGAACGCCCTGAAGGTCACCGACCAGGATCCCGCGAACCCCAACAACGTCATCCTGGTCTACTCGGGCCGTTCGCAGTCGAAGTCCACCAACGGCGGCGGCGTCAACGACTGGAACCGCGAGCACGTCTGGGCCAAGAGCCACGGCGACTTCGGCACCGCCACCGGCCCGGGCACCGACCTGCACCACCTCAGGCCCGAGGACGTCACGGTCAACAGCACGCGCGGGAACAAGGACTTCGACCTGGGCGGCGGCCCCGTCTCCGAGGCCCCCGGCAGCCTGACCGACGCCGACTCCTTCGAACCGCGCAACGCGGTCAAGGGTGATGTCGCGCGCATGCTGCTGTACATGGCCGTGCGCTACGACGGCGGTGACGGTTTCGCCGACCTCGAGATGAACGACAAGGTCAACAACGGCAGCGCGCCCCTCTTCGGCAAGATCAGCGTCCTGAAGCAGTGGAACCTGCAGGACCCGCCGGACGCCTTCGAGCAGCGCCGCAATCAGGTCATCTACGACACCTACCAGCACAACCGGAACCCGTTCATCGACCACCCGGAGTGGGTCAACTCCATCTGGTAG
- a CDS encoding GNAT family N-acetyltransferase, translated as MDDSALPPPEGYEISTDPGRLDRELIHRWLSGDAYWALGRTREKQDAAIEGSLNYGVYDALSGRQVAYARVITDRATFAWLCDVYVDRGVRGKGLGTALAGAVRDHLAPYGLRRILLATADAHEVYAKAGFEPLRAPDKWMALGAQ; from the coding sequence ATGGACGACAGCGCGCTGCCCCCGCCCGAGGGCTACGAGATTTCCACCGACCCCGGCCGCCTCGACCGGGAGCTGATCCACCGGTGGCTGTCCGGGGACGCCTACTGGGCGCTCGGGCGGACCCGCGAGAAGCAGGACGCCGCCATCGAGGGGTCGCTCAACTACGGGGTCTACGACGCCTTGTCCGGCCGCCAGGTGGCCTACGCGCGCGTCATCACCGACCGCGCCACCTTCGCCTGGCTCTGCGACGTCTACGTGGATCGCGGCGTACGGGGCAAGGGGCTCGGCACCGCCCTGGCGGGGGCGGTACGGGACCACCTCGCCCCGTACGGGCTGCGCAGGATCCTGCTGGCGACCGCGGACGCCCACGAGGTGTACGCGAAGGCCGGCTTCGAGCCGCTCCGGGCACCGGACAAGTGGATGGCCCTCGGCGCGCAGTAG
- a CDS encoding beta-N-acetylhexosaminidase, whose amino-acid sequence MRQTKQHYGRGHVIATATVAALVTLAAVPGCASGAPSPGNARAPVAATTSPGTTATTPAATPATPTTPRAPAPSPTPTLPLSKAPRTIPAVREHVPARGPGWRPAPDARVVVPPGDSAALADEGKLLAGELRIGFAESATPRKGDVELALGPKGSGAPESYTLTVSDGKVRITGPDQAGVFYGTRTLKQEVSGGGSAPEGTVRDAPAKPQRGLNLDIARKHFTPAWIEDRLREMADLKLNQLGLHFSDDQAFRIESTTHPEIVSTPHLTKAQVREITALAARLHIAVVPEIDSPGHLGAVLRAYPALQLRDVQGRAVKGAVDIADPAAAKLVDELLREYLPLFPGAIWNVGADEYQALVYRDPESSFPQLTAAARQRYGPTARVQDLATGWLNDRADVVRSAGRAPAAWNDGFFTGGMAQPAKDIQVEYWTGKENGARPPLEYLREGRKVVNLNDEYLYYVLGQPNQFVYPDGRRIYEQWTPLVLRGTTAVPARYAGQILGARFAVWCDLAGAQTQDQVAAGIRLPLAALSQKVWDSRTPALDWPAFKALADRL is encoded by the coding sequence ATGCGACAGACCAAGCAGCACTACGGGCGCGGCCACGTCATAGCGACGGCCACGGTCGCCGCGCTGGTCACGCTTGCCGCCGTCCCCGGCTGCGCGTCCGGGGCGCCCTCCCCGGGGAACGCCCGGGCCCCGGTCGCGGCAACGACCTCGCCGGGCACGACGGCCACCACCCCGGCCGCGACCCCGGCCACCCCCACCACCCCGCGGGCCCCGGCTCCCTCGCCGACACCCACCCTTCCGCTGTCCAAGGCCCCGCGCACCATCCCCGCCGTACGGGAACACGTGCCGGCCCGCGGCCCCGGCTGGCGGCCCGCCCCCGACGCGCGGGTCGTCGTACCGCCGGGCGACAGTGCGGCCCTGGCGGACGAGGGCAAGCTGCTGGCCGGGGAACTGCGCATCGGCTTCGCCGAGTCGGCCACCCCGCGCAAGGGTGACGTGGAACTGGCCCTCGGGCCCAAGGGGTCCGGCGCCCCCGAGTCGTACACCCTCACCGTGAGCGACGGGAAGGTCCGCATCACCGGACCCGACCAGGCCGGGGTGTTCTACGGCACCCGCACCCTCAAGCAGGAGGTGAGCGGCGGCGGTTCGGCTCCCGAGGGCACGGTGCGCGACGCCCCGGCCAAGCCGCAGCGCGGTCTCAACCTCGACATAGCCCGCAAGCACTTCACCCCGGCATGGATCGAGGACCGGCTGCGCGAGATGGCCGACCTGAAGCTGAACCAGCTCGGCCTGCACTTCTCCGACGACCAGGCCTTCCGGATCGAGTCCACCACCCACCCCGAGATCGTCTCCACCCCCCATCTCACCAAGGCGCAGGTGCGCGAGATCACGGCGCTCGCCGCCCGCCTGCACATCGCGGTCGTCCCGGAGATCGACTCCCCGGGCCACCTCGGAGCGGTTCTGCGCGCCTACCCCGCGCTGCAACTGCGCGACGTCCAGGGCCGGGCGGTCAAGGGCGCGGTGGACATAGCCGACCCGGCGGCGGCGAAACTCGTGGACGAACTCCTGCGCGAGTACCTGCCGTTGTTCCCCGGCGCGATCTGGAACGTGGGCGCCGACGAGTACCAGGCCCTGGTCTACCGGGATCCGGAGAGCTCCTTCCCGCAGCTCACGGCCGCCGCCCGGCAGCGGTACGGGCCCACCGCCCGGGTCCAGGACCTGGCGACTGGCTGGCTGAACGACCGCGCGGACGTGGTCCGTTCGGCGGGCCGTGCGCCGGCGGCCTGGAACGACGGCTTCTTCACCGGCGGGATGGCCCAGCCGGCCAAGGACATCCAGGTGGAGTACTGGACGGGCAAGGAGAACGGGGCCCGGCCGCCGCTGGAGTACCTGCGCGAGGGCCGCAAGGTCGTCAACCTCAACGACGAGTACCTCTACTACGTGCTGGGGCAGCCGAACCAGTTCGTCTACCCCGACGGCCGGCGCATCTACGAGCAGTGGACCCCGCTCGTCCTGCGCGGCACCACGGCCGTGCCCGCCCGGTACGCGGGGCAGATCCTGGGCGCGCGCTTCGCCGTCTGGTGCGATCTCGCCGGAGCCCAGACCCAGGACCAGGTCGCGGCCGGCATCCGGCTCCCGCTCGCCGCCCTGTCGCAGAAGGTCTGGGACTCCCGCACCCCGGCCCTGGACTGGCCGGCCTTCAAGGCCCTGGCCGACCGGCTGTAG
- a CDS encoding GlcG/HbpS family heme-binding protein, whose protein sequence is MSTATPTRTAVAPLTTAEAEALVATATAAAGAAGVAVSVTVLDAGGHPLAFRRDDRAVLISGETSTRKAFTALQLDAPTADLVDAVQPGGPFHTLPTALDRPLLFIAGGLPVHRDGRLVGAIGVGGGAPAQDHGFAESALGVLA, encoded by the coding sequence ATGTCCACCGCCACCCCCACCCGTACCGCCGTCGCCCCCCTGACCACCGCGGAGGCCGAGGCGCTCGTCGCCACAGCCACGGCCGCCGCCGGAGCGGCCGGGGTCGCCGTCAGCGTCACCGTGCTCGACGCGGGCGGCCACCCGCTCGCCTTCCGCCGCGATGACCGGGCCGTCCTGATCTCGGGCGAGACCAGCACCCGCAAGGCCTTCACCGCGCTCCAGCTCGACGCCCCGACCGCCGATCTCGTCGATGCCGTCCAGCCCGGCGGCCCCTTCCACACCCTCCCCACCGCCCTGGACCGGCCGCTGCTGTTCATCGCGGGCGGGCTCCCGGTCCACCGCGACGGCCGGCTCGTCGGAGCCATCGGTGTCGGCGGCGGAGCCCCGGCCCAGGACCACGGGTTCGCCGAGTCCGCGCTCGGCGTCCTGGCCTGA